The Betta splendens chromosome 4, fBetSpl5.4, whole genome shotgun sequence genome contains a region encoding:
- the LOC114853915 gene encoding ICOS ligand-like isoform X2, with the protein MDSPVLSKGDLKGVWQTRPRRATPVLLLLLSFLCVCACLEEDCVLATVGRPVSLPCFHNELSALKNVSIEWRREDEVVLASTWEEDRNVEEWSVNGATLASDALLTGNLSLMLLTVDPIENEVDYSLVTVAGGNQTSLLCSVCLRSTASFSSPLVHEEAHGEQTTYICSSAGGFPEPTVYWVINGAEEPPEGSVTTQAASDPDSHLYNVTSHLTLSNASVSNVTCVVENRFMNKSLTSTSRVQPNSEAKDPSEPLWIFSLALCVAVGTMVIAAVVYQIHLDRKSKRLKKEYENSNRGHKRQFPNEGEAEVLKIETDV; encoded by the exons ATGGATTCGCCCGTCTTGTCTAAAGGAGATTTGAAAGGCGTTTGGCAAACGCGGCCTCGTCGTGCAacgccggtgctgctgctgctgctcagttttCTCTGTGTCTGCGCCTGTCTGG AGGAAGACTGCGTCCTGGCTACAGTGGGACGTCCGGTCTCACTGCCCTGCTTTCACAATGAACTCTCAGCCTTGAAGAACGTTTCCatagagtggaggagagaggatgaaGTGGTGCTCGCGTCCACATGGGAGGAGGACAGAAACGTGGAGGAATGGAGCGTGAACGGGGCCACGCTCGCCAGTGACGCTCTGCTCACTGGAAACCTGTCTCTGATGCTGCTGACAGTTGACCCCATAGAGAACGAAGTGGATTATAGTCTGGTGACTGTGGCAGGGGGGAATCAGACATCACTGTTGTGCAGCGTGTGCCTGAGGTCAACAG CCAGTTTCAGCTCCCCGCTGGTGCACGAAGAAGCCCACGGAGAGCAGACGACCTACATCTGCAGCTCCGCTGGCGGTTTTCCCGAACCCACTGTGTACTGGGTCATTAATGGCGCCGAGGAGCCCCCTGAAGGATCAGTGACGACCCAGGCAGCATCAGACCCAGACTCCCACCTCTACAACGTCACAAGCCACCTGACCCTCAGCAACGCCAGCGTCTCCAACGTCACCTGCGTCGTAGAGAACCGCTTTATGAACAAAAGCCTGACCTCGACAAGCC GCGTACAGCCCAACTCGGAGGCCAAGGACCCTTCAGAGCCCTTGTGGATCTTCAGCTTGGCTCTGTGTGTGGCGGTCGGGACCATGGTGATTGCGGCTGTGGTCTATCAGATCCACCTGGACAGGAAGAGTAAGAGGCTGAAAAAGGAATACGAAAACTCCAACAGAG GACACAAGAGACAATTTCCAAACGAGGGGGAAGCTGAAGTGCTGAAGATTGAGACTGATGTATAA
- the LOC114853915 gene encoding ICOS ligand-like isoform X1, whose translation MDSPVLSKGDLKGVWQTRPRRATPVLLLLLSFLCVCACLEEDCVLATVGRPVSLPCFHNELSALKNVSIEWRREDEVVLASTWEEDRNVEEWSVNGATLASDALLTGNLSLMLLTVDPIENEVDYSLVTVAGGNQTSLLCSVCLRSTASFSSPLVHEEAHGEQTTYICSSAGGFPEPTVYWVINGAEEPPEGSVTTQAASDPDSHLYNVTSHLTLSNASVSNVTCVVENRFMNKSLTSTSQGVQPNSEAKDPSEPLWIFSLALCVAVGTMVIAAVVYQIHLDRKSKRLKKEYENSNRGHKRQFPNEGEAEVLKIETDV comes from the exons ATGGATTCGCCCGTCTTGTCTAAAGGAGATTTGAAAGGCGTTTGGCAAACGCGGCCTCGTCGTGCAacgccggtgctgctgctgctgctcagttttCTCTGTGTCTGCGCCTGTCTGG AGGAAGACTGCGTCCTGGCTACAGTGGGACGTCCGGTCTCACTGCCCTGCTTTCACAATGAACTCTCAGCCTTGAAGAACGTTTCCatagagtggaggagagaggatgaaGTGGTGCTCGCGTCCACATGGGAGGAGGACAGAAACGTGGAGGAATGGAGCGTGAACGGGGCCACGCTCGCCAGTGACGCTCTGCTCACTGGAAACCTGTCTCTGATGCTGCTGACAGTTGACCCCATAGAGAACGAAGTGGATTATAGTCTGGTGACTGTGGCAGGGGGGAATCAGACATCACTGTTGTGCAGCGTGTGCCTGAGGTCAACAG CCAGTTTCAGCTCCCCGCTGGTGCACGAAGAAGCCCACGGAGAGCAGACGACCTACATCTGCAGCTCCGCTGGCGGTTTTCCCGAACCCACTGTGTACTGGGTCATTAATGGCGCCGAGGAGCCCCCTGAAGGATCAGTGACGACCCAGGCAGCATCAGACCCAGACTCCCACCTCTACAACGTCACAAGCCACCTGACCCTCAGCAACGCCAGCGTCTCCAACGTCACCTGCGTCGTAGAGAACCGCTTTATGAACAAAAGCCTGACCTCGACAAGCC AAGGCGTACAGCCCAACTCGGAGGCCAAGGACCCTTCAGAGCCCTTGTGGATCTTCAGCTTGGCTCTGTGTGTGGCGGTCGGGACCATGGTGATTGCGGCTGTGGTCTATCAGATCCACCTGGACAGGAAGAGTAAGAGGCTGAAAAAGGAATACGAAAACTCCAACAGAG GACACAAGAGACAATTTCCAAACGAGGGGGAAGCTGAAGTGCTGAAGATTGAGACTGATGTATAA
- the nit2 gene encoding omega-amidase NIT2 gives MSTLGRAMSKFRLAVVQLHVTSVKADNLSRARRLVKEAAGRGSDVVLLPECFNSPYGTSFFSAYAERIPGESTEVLSQAAKENKVYLVGGSIPEEDGGKLYNTCTVFGPDGKLILKHRKIHLFDINVPGKIKFQESEMLSPGNSLSVFETPFCKVGVGICYDMRFAELAQLYSRKGCQLLVYPGAFNMTTGPAHWELLQRGRAVDNQVYVATASPARDETASYVAWGHSTVVNPWGEVLSKAGAEEEVIYAEIDLQYLADIRQQIPITTQRRSDLYTVTAVQEGSG, from the exons ATGTCCACCTTAGGAAGAGCAATGTCCA AGTTCCGACTGGCCGTGGTCCAGCTGCACGTGACGAGCGTGAAGGCGGACAACCTGAGCCGAGCCCGGAGGCTGGTGAAGGAGGCGGCGGGTCGGGGCAGCGACGTGGTGCTGCTGCCG GAATGCTTCAACTCCCCGTACGGAACCAGCTTCTTCTCTGCATATGCTGAGAGGATCCCTGGAGAATCCACTGAGGTGCTGTCACAGGCTGCAAAGGAGAATAAAGTGTATCTAGTGGGAG GATCTATCCCTGAAGAGGACGGTGGGAAGTTGTATAACACGTGCACAGtgtttgggcctgatggaaaATTGATCCTGAAACACAGGAAG ATTCACCTCTTCGACATTAACGTCCCAGGAAAAATCAAGTTCCAGGAGTCTGAGATGCTGAGCCCAGGGAACAGTCTGTCAGTGTTTGAAACAC CCTTCTGTAAAGTGGGAGTGGGCATATGCTATGACATGAGGTTTGCAGAGCTGGCGCAGCTGTACAGCAGGAAAG GTTGTCAGCTGTTAGTTTACCCCGGAGCCTTCAACATGACCACTGGTCCCGCGCactgggagctgctgcagaggggcAG AGCTGTTGATAACCAAGTGTATGTGGCCACTGCATCACCTGCCAGAGATGAGACTGCGTCCTACGTGGCCTGGGGTCACAGCACTGTGGTGAACCCATG GGGAGAAGTTCTGTCCAAGgccggagcagaggaggaggtgatttATGCAGAGATTG ACTTGCAGTATTTGGCCGACATCCGGCAGCAGATCCCCATCACAACGCAGCGCCGCAGTGACCTTTATACAGTGACGGCTGTGCAGGAAGGGTCGGGCTGA